The segment TACACCTCGAGCCACGGGAGCGAGTGCGAGTAGGTATCGAAGCTCATGATCAGCGACGCAATGACGCCGTTGTGAAACCCGAGTGAGGCGCTGTAGTGCGTGGGGACGCGCACCGTGATCGTTTTTCCTTTGCATGGAGCACTTGTGGCGGTGCGTTCCGCGAATGAAGTCTTGGCCATCGCGCAAACCGACCGGCAGGGCCCGAACAGAGAGACCAGGGTCGTCAGGTAGTACGGCCCCATGTCGAAGAGAGGCCCGCCTCCCTCCTGGTAATAGAAATCAGGAGACGGGTGCCAATGCTCATGGCCGCGGCATAGCATGTTTGCCACGCACGCAACCGGCGCGCCGATGGCACCGGAGTCCAGCGCGTGACGAAACGTCTGTATCCCGTCTCCCAATACCGTGTCTGGAGCGCAGCCAAGGGTGAGGTTTCTCTTGCGGGCCTCGCGGACGACCTCGACACCTTCGGCGTAGCTTGTTGCGAGGGGCTTTTCCACATAGACATGTTTACCCGCCTGGAGGGCCTGGAGGCACAATGACGCGTGCGAGCGTGGCGGGGTGAGGACCAGCACGACATCAATCTCTTTGGACGACAGCAGTTCATCGAGCGAGTTTGCCGCGCGAATCCGATGCTGGCTCGCCTTGGCGAGCGCCCTCTCATGCACCACATCCGCGCACAAGGTGAGGGAGGCGAGGGTGGAAAACGGCCTCAGTCCCTCGAAATAGGCGTCTGAGATGTTTCCGCAGCCAATGAGACCGACGCGAAGCGGTGGAATTGGAGAGGTCATGCTTTAGGGACCGACACTCGTCGGATTAAGACGGACATCAGCTGAATCCGCGCTTGGTGGGCACGGCCCGGGCGGTGTGCCTGTAACAAGCAGGGGTCCGCTGATCGAATGCGGGTCATACTCAATACTTCGCTGGGCCAAAAAATCCTGTCAATTGCGCGGCTCCATTGTGCAACGGGTGGCACAACATAGCTCGTCCGGCGTCGGACAAGACAGCAGGGACGGATTCTTGGTTGTGGTGGCCGCGTTGCGCGCGGACCGGGCGCGCGGATCACTACTTTAGTCTCTTCAACTCGGACGCCTCGGGTGTGGCCTTATAGTAGGGGTCCAGGGGATAGCATCCGGAAGGCAAGCCGTTGCGAGGAGCGGTCGTGCAATCACTGAACGTGCGACAAATGCGGCGCGGGGTCAGTTCTCCCCGGGTAGTCGCGTCGGCCAGCATTTCGGGGTACGACAGCACAGCGCGTCCAATGCCTATGCAGTCGACGTGGCCGTGGCGCAGGTAGTATTGCGCAACCTGCGGCAGGAATTCCTGCAGGTAGGAATATGCGGTGCCAACAAGGATGAGATCGGGAAAATGTGCCTTAAGTTTCCGCACCACGTTGATCTGCCTGGCACAACCAATCAGCGGGTCTTCCGGTGCCTGATAGCCATCGGAAGGGGGGTACGCATTGGGCCGGCCGACATGGGGATTGTAGTAGGGGCTTCCTGCGGAAAGATTGATGAGCCGAATGTCGAGATCTCGGCAAAGCGCAAGGAAGCGTATGGTCTCGGTCAGGTCATGCTGCGTCGGATTGTTGGCATCGACGCCAAAACCGTACCGGTACGGCAGGCAGCCGGAGAAGTCGGCTGGAATGCCAGGGCCCAGCCTGCCCTCCTCCGCACGAGTCGCATCAGGGACGAAGGGAACGAAATCGAAGGCACTGAGACGCACGCCGATTCCTAGGCCGGGTACCTGGGCGCGAATCCCCGCGACGATGTCACGGAGCATTCGGGTGCGATTCTTAAATGAACCGCCATAGGGTCCCGGGCGGGTGTGTGCGCTGAGAAGTTCGTGGAGCAGGTAGCCGTGGCAGTGCTTGATGTCGAC is part of the Opitutaceae bacterium genome and harbors:
- a CDS encoding Gfo/Idh/MocA family oxidoreductase, whose translation is MTSPIPPLRVGLIGCGNISDAYFEGLRPFSTLASLTLCADVVHERALAKASQHRIRAANSLDELLSSKEIDVVLVLTPPRSHASLCLQALQAGKHVYVEKPLATSYAEGVEVVREARKRNLTLGCAPDTVLGDGIQTFRHALDSGAIGAPVACVANMLCRGHEHWHPSPDFYYQEGGGPLFDMGPYYLTTLVSLFGPCRSVCAMAKTSFAERTATSAPCKGKTITVRVPTHYSASLGFHNGVIASLIMSFDTYSHSLPWLEVYGSDGSLLGPDPNRFDGSVKVARLREAWSDHPSLNLGLGGRGLGVAEMCLSLRKGARHASGDVALHVLEIMDAINRSASTGTTQLLESSSDRPPPVSRELRDLRRLSD